A genomic window from Candidatus Pelagisphaera phototrophica includes:
- the dnaG gene encoding DNA primase, with the protein MPAIKPSSIRDLKDRIGIFDVVSREVALKRAGSNYKGLSPFTNEKTPSFFISPDKEIYKCFSTGNAGDIISFVMETERLNFVEAVEELAKRFSIELEYEEGGRPREDRSLRQELFELHEFIASYYHEAFHAGDEGGKWIRNYWTQTRQFEISIADEFKIGFAPVGGLELGRRVTKKGFSKESIEACGLFYTRQGINPATMGYRFRGRLMIPIRDHQGRISAFTARQLELTPDDDPSREAKYVNSPETPIFNKSSLLFSMDRARMEVDPDTPFVMVEGQLDAIRCWSVGLKGAVAPQGTGITENQLRLIKRYEPRVRCLLDGDRAGQKAALRMLPLALAQSVEVTFIPLNEGEDPDDLLRFEGAAALDALLERETDAISFAADSIAPSIDSLTPQAKSKAAAELFQIISKADSETTQIEFVKQVAEKLNIDPDAAIRDYRRFSTNQATARRPKQAEKGVQNEPITRKTVHTVERDLLGLCLNEEEIGYRIAQIVDEQWIDTSSLEGELLNLVLNAFLHDMWNGPDSLNDQLDKTELKSLAIDLIFQKPEYDNPERLAEEAIKRLVTKFADQKIKKIKLEIAQKQSEQDFALISLFDEIVKLQNIKGNPPQLE; encoded by the coding sequence ATGCCAGCGATTAAGCCGAGCAGTATTCGCGATCTCAAAGATCGGATTGGAATCTTCGATGTGGTTTCCCGTGAAGTAGCGCTCAAAAGAGCAGGTTCCAACTACAAGGGACTCAGCCCTTTCACCAACGAGAAGACACCTTCGTTTTTCATCTCGCCCGACAAAGAGATTTACAAGTGCTTTTCCACTGGAAATGCCGGTGACATCATAAGCTTTGTCATGGAGACCGAGCGCCTCAACTTCGTGGAAGCAGTGGAGGAGCTCGCTAAGCGATTCAGCATTGAACTTGAATACGAAGAAGGTGGCAGGCCTCGCGAAGACCGGTCCTTGAGACAGGAACTCTTCGAACTGCACGAATTTATCGCGAGCTACTACCATGAAGCCTTCCATGCAGGCGACGAAGGCGGAAAGTGGATTCGCAACTACTGGACCCAGACTCGGCAGTTCGAGATCTCCATCGCAGATGAGTTCAAGATCGGATTCGCGCCCGTGGGCGGATTGGAGCTTGGCCGGCGCGTAACCAAAAAGGGATTCTCCAAAGAGTCGATCGAAGCCTGCGGACTTTTCTACACGAGACAGGGCATCAATCCAGCTACCATGGGGTACCGTTTTCGCGGCAGGCTCATGATCCCCATTCGCGATCACCAAGGGCGGATTTCCGCCTTTACGGCTAGGCAACTGGAGCTAACGCCCGATGACGACCCCAGTAGGGAGGCTAAGTACGTCAACTCTCCCGAAACGCCGATTTTCAATAAAAGCTCCCTTCTCTTCAGTATGGACAGAGCACGAATGGAAGTCGATCCCGATACCCCATTCGTTATGGTTGAAGGACAGCTCGATGCCATTCGTTGCTGGAGCGTCGGGCTAAAAGGCGCCGTTGCGCCCCAGGGGACTGGAATCACGGAAAATCAGTTGCGACTGATTAAGCGGTACGAGCCTCGAGTTCGATGCCTTCTAGACGGAGACCGGGCGGGGCAAAAAGCAGCCCTTAGAATGTTGCCGCTTGCTCTCGCTCAAAGCGTTGAGGTCACATTCATCCCACTCAACGAGGGGGAAGACCCAGATGACCTACTTCGGTTCGAGGGTGCCGCAGCGCTAGATGCCCTGCTCGAGCGAGAAACCGATGCCATATCCTTTGCCGCCGATTCAATCGCCCCCAGCATCGATTCCCTCACTCCTCAAGCGAAGTCCAAAGCTGCCGCCGAGTTATTCCAAATCATTTCCAAAGCGGACTCCGAGACCACCCAAATTGAGTTTGTTAAACAGGTAGCCGAAAAGTTGAACATCGATCCTGATGCCGCAATCAGAGACTACCGGAGGTTTTCAACCAACCAAGCCACCGCCCGGCGACCCAAACAGGCAGAGAAAGGTGTCCAGAATGAACCAATCACACGTAAGACTGTCCACACGGTTGAACGGGACTTATTAGGGCTTTGCTTGAATGAGGAGGAAATCGGGTACCGAATCGCGCAAATCGTCGATGAGCAGTGGATAGACACTAGCTCTTTAGAAGGGGAACTGCTCAATCTCGTATTGAACGCTTTCCTCCACGACATGTGGAATGGACCCGATTCTCTTAACGATCAGCTTGATAAAACCGAACTAAAGAGCCTAGCAATCGACCTAATTTTCCAGAAACCCGAGTACGACAATCCCGAACGCCTTGCAGAAGAAGCGATTAAGAGACTGGTAACTAAATTTGCAGATCAAAAGATTAAGAAGATAAAACTTGAAATTGCCCAAAAACAATCTGAACAAGACTTTGCTTTAATCTCTCTATTTGACGAAATTGTAAAATTACAGAATATTAAGGGAAACCCGCCGCAACTCGAGTAG